The following coding sequences are from one Natrarchaeobius halalkaliphilus window:
- a CDS encoding phosphopantetheine adenylyltransferase has translation MNSGKRIAILGGTFTPVHDGHRALLHKTFQTASHDGSGDGHVIVALTSTPLARRTRSDPTHSELLGPFEQRCDSLETEIEQLSDAYTASFEIIKLEDTHGPAVSREDIDVLVVSPEGKAQHRAHNINEQRVSNGLSPIEIHTAPFVIADDGVRISSTRIRNGEIDAHGRLLEESE, from the coding sequence ATGAACTCGGGTAAGCGGATTGCTATTCTCGGTGGAACGTTCACACCGGTCCACGACGGCCATCGAGCACTCTTACACAAAACCTTCCAAACGGCAAGCCACGACGGAAGTGGGGACGGGCACGTGATCGTTGCACTGACCTCGACCCCTCTGGCCAGACGGACCCGAAGCGATCCAACGCATTCTGAACTGCTCGGCCCGTTCGAACAACGGTGTGACAGTCTCGAGACGGAGATTGAGCAGTTGAGCGATGCATACACCGCTTCCTTCGAGATCATCAAGCTAGAGGACACTCACGGTCCAGCGGTGAGCCGTGAAGATATAGACGTACTCGTCGTCTCCCCAGAAGGGAAAGCACAGCACCGTGCCCACAACATCAACGAACAGCGAGTGTCGAACGGACTCTCCCCAATCGAGATTCACACCGCCCCGTTCGTCATCGCAGACGACGGTGTTCGGATCAGCAGCACCCGAATACGAAACGGTGAGATCGACGCTCACGGACGGTTACTCGAAGAATCCGAATAA
- a CDS encoding Cdc6/Cdc18 family protein, protein MPDVHDYFAQENEIFRNKDLLQVSHLPDGDRIIGREQELTNLAGAIQPVIDGSTPNNVLVYGKTGTGKSLCSKFITRQAIDRAQENDVIIGVAYVDCLQDSTETQAVQSIAHQLNDTEQTEITIPHSGLSTSEYYRRLWRIIDRRFDAALVILDEVDKIESDDILMQLSRAVESGKLSSSTIGTIGISNKVRYKESLDERIKSSLCEREYVFPPYDATQIQEILRSRSDAFHDGVLEDGVIPRVAALAAREHGDARKAIDILRFAGEIAEETDLETVTESCVDQAHEREETSRLAELISKSPSHAKLVLEAMALLAKQPERADDTVQTTEVYELYKRLCDRDDSSHLKLRRVRDILSELEFLSIIEQERKWAGKGKGNYMENRLVDDPDVIIAACEESSR, encoded by the coding sequence ATGCCGGATGTCCACGATTATTTCGCACAGGAGAATGAAATCTTCCGGAACAAGGATCTCTTGCAGGTCTCTCACCTTCCGGACGGCGATCGGATTATCGGGCGTGAACAAGAACTCACGAACCTTGCGGGAGCTATTCAACCGGTGATCGATGGAAGTACACCAAACAACGTTCTCGTATATGGAAAAACGGGGACTGGTAAATCCCTTTGTTCGAAATTCATCACGAGGCAGGCAATCGACCGGGCACAGGAAAACGACGTCATCATCGGCGTCGCATACGTAGATTGCTTACAGGACTCGACCGAAACGCAGGCAGTCCAGTCCATCGCACACCAACTCAACGATACGGAACAAACTGAGATCACTATTCCCCATTCTGGGTTGAGTACATCGGAATATTATCGACGTCTCTGGCGAATTATCGATCGTCGGTTCGATGCCGCACTCGTTATTCTCGATGAAGTAGACAAGATCGAGTCGGACGATATTCTCATGCAACTCTCTCGTGCCGTTGAATCCGGAAAACTCTCTTCGAGTACGATCGGGACGATTGGCATCTCGAACAAAGTTCGGTACAAGGAATCGCTGGATGAACGAATCAAATCGAGTCTCTGTGAGCGGGAGTACGTCTTTCCACCGTACGATGCCACCCAGATTCAAGAAATACTTCGCTCGCGTTCCGATGCCTTCCACGACGGCGTTCTCGAAGATGGCGTTATTCCTCGAGTTGCAGCGCTGGCTGCTCGAGAACACGGCGACGCACGGAAGGCGATCGATATTCTTCGCTTCGCTGGCGAAATTGCCGAAGAAACGGATCTCGAGACGGTCACCGAGTCGTGTGTCGATCAGGCACACGAGCGAGAAGAAACCAGTCGATTGGCGGAACTGATCTCGAAATCACCGAGCCACGCGAAGCTCGTCCTCGAGGCGATGGCACTGCTGGCGAAACAGCCGGAGCGAGCGGATGATACCGTACAGACGACTGAGGTGTACGAACTCTACAAACGGCTGTGCGACCGAGACGATTCGTCACACCTGAAATTGCGTCGAGTCCGCGATATCCTCTCCGAATTAGAATTCCTCTCGATCATCGAACAAGAGCGTAAGTGGGCGGGAAAAGGGAAAGGGAACTATATGGAGAACAGACTCGTCGACGATCCTGATGTGATTATTGCGGCGTGCGAGGAGTCGAGCCGCTAG